The DNA region ATCCTTGCCGACGCGCGTGCGGCCCTGGGTGTGCTGCCGTGGGTGGAGGCGATCGAGCTGTGCTTCGCCGGCGACGGCGTCCGTGATCGCACCGACACGGGCGTCGCACCGCCGTTCGACGAGCCTGTGTCCGAGCACCAGCGGTCCCACATCCGGCGCATGGCGTTCCTCGACCGCCAGCTGCGGCTGGTCCGGT from Euzebyales bacterium includes:
- a CDS encoding iron-sulfur cluster assembly protein; protein product: MDRFTAGQQVREALSAVVEPELGRPITELGFVSEVSIDGGRVHVRLRVPSFFQLQRFGWLILADARAALGVLPWVEAIELCFAGDGVRDRTDTGVAPPFDEPVSEHQRSHIRRMAFLDRQLRLVR